One Ferviditalea candida genomic window, AACCTATAGCCAGTTGTCACCCCATCTTGATCTATTTTATCATATGTTCTCTTTAAATCTTCAAAATACTCTAACGAATTGGTAAAATTTCCTTTTATATAAGTACTACTGGTATATCCATGAGTGCTTCCCTCGAATTCATTAGCAGTATTGAAATTTTCTTTATTATCAAGCCAAGCATTAAAATTATTTAATGAAATCAGTGCACTAGTATCTACTTTCATACTAAGTACTGTCTTATCTCCCCAATATGTGTAATACCAATCACCATTGGCGTTTTGAAAGATTACAGAAGTATGTCCAAGTCTACTTGCTGCAGCACTGGCAGTAATTATTATTGCATCATGCCCACTCGGATCTACATAATTTACCGGATTGTTGAAAGCATAGGCATACAAATGTAAACTAAGTGGGTTTTGGATTTCACCCCGATACGTATCCGCCGACAGGAACCTTCCGTTCCTCGGATCGTAGTATCTGGCCTGCAGATAATAATATTGCGTCTTGCGGTCCCAATAATATCCCGCATAGCGATACGGATTCAGCTTCACCAGTTCCGTGGTGATGTCCTCTGTCGGTTCTTGTTCGACGCCGACAATCGTATCTCCTGCTGTCGATGTGCTGGTTGTCGTATCGGTCATTGTTTCGGTGGAATCGGAAAGCGTATTGTCGGAAAGTGTTCCGTCAAGCGTACTTCCCGTAAGCGTTCCTCCGCTCCCGTTCTGCGGATCGCTGTTGTTATCCGGGGTATAATCCGGCACAATATTGCCGTTCTCATCCACCGGTCCCTGCAGCGAGCCCGGGCTGCCGTTGCCTGTGCCGAGGTCGCCGATGTAGCCGAT contains:
- a CDS encoding RHS repeat-associated core domain-containing protein codes for the protein IGYIGDLGTGNGSPGSLQGPVDENGNIVPDYTPDNNSDPQNGSGGTLTGSTLDGTLSDNTLSDSTETMTDTTTSTSTAGDTIVGVEQEPTEDITTELVKLNPYRYAGYYWDRKTQYYYLQARYYDPRNGRFLSADTYRGEIQNPLSLHLYAYAFNNPVNYVDPSGHDAIIITASAAASRLGHTSVIFQNANGDWYYTYWGDKTVLSMKVDTSALISLNNFNAWLDNKENFNTANEFEGSTHGYTSSTYIKGNFTNSLEYFEDLKRTYDKIDQDGVTTGYRLLYNNCLQQELIALKKGKTNDGRPISDFLTATATKYVTIPNAAEGAFKNEFYNNAFTMQEYTDQLNRQLSQLQSSWFSRFFKSGTIYNIKSLLSEPTN